A window of the Sulfitobacter alexandrii genome harbors these coding sequences:
- a CDS encoding YihY/virulence factor BrkB family protein, with the protein MSADREPQTVRDAVLTHGVVSSRPEVLLTGSGWRVAMAVTQEALLRLWSDDAFGLSGNIAFRMLLAIFPFLIFTSSLTAFVGDRTMADDLIAFLIEIVPTVIVDPIVSEVEKVMTAQRGGVLSAGILLTIWFAVGGVDGVRVGLNRAYGIRETRSAVAIYALQATMVLVSGFAMVIVGYLLVLAPRAGSWLHQLLPGFDPASVKISLIRYPAAAIIFLSLLFAAHVILPARRTRFSSIWPGVLFTVGGWVVLTAAFSAYLARFATYGSYYAGLAGIIAVLYFMYLAALILIFGGELNRAIRIRRLALSLRVANRNRDESQTPSREGLGR; encoded by the coding sequence ATGAGCGCAGATCGTGAGCCCCAGACCGTCCGCGATGCCGTGCTGACCCACGGCGTCGTCAGTAGCCGGCCCGAAGTCCTGCTGACGGGCTCCGGCTGGCGCGTCGCCATGGCGGTGACCCAGGAAGCCCTGCTGCGGCTCTGGAGCGACGATGCCTTCGGGCTTTCCGGCAATATCGCCTTCCGCATGTTGCTCGCGATATTTCCGTTCCTGATTTTCACCAGTTCGCTCACCGCCTTTGTCGGGGACCGCACGATGGCCGATGACCTGATCGCGTTCCTGATCGAGATCGTGCCGACCGTGATCGTCGATCCGATCGTGTCGGAGGTCGAGAAGGTCATGACCGCGCAGCGCGGCGGGGTGCTCAGCGCCGGTATCCTGCTGACCATCTGGTTCGCGGTGGGCGGGGTGGACGGCGTGCGTGTCGGCCTGAACCGGGCCTACGGCATCCGCGAGACCCGGTCCGCGGTGGCGATCTATGCCCTGCAGGCAACCATGGTGCTGGTCTCGGGGTTCGCGATGGTGATCGTCGGATACCTTCTGGTGCTGGCGCCGAGAGCGGGATCATGGCTGCACCAGCTTCTGCCCGGATTCGACCCGGCCTCGGTCAAGATCAGCCTGATCCGGTATCCGGCGGCGGCGATCATCTTTCTGTCCCTCCTGTTCGCCGCGCATGTCATCCTGCCGGCACGACGTACCCGGTTCTCCAGCATCTGGCCCGGCGTTCTGTTCACCGTCGGCGGTTGGGTGGTCCTGACGGCGGCATTCTCGGCCTATCTTGCGAGGTTCGCGACCTATGGAAGCTACTATGCGGGCCTCGCCGGTATCATCGCGGTGCTCTATTTCATGTATCTCGCGGCGCTGATCCTGATTTTCGGGGGGGAACTGAACCGGGCCATCCGAATTCGGCGGCTGGCGCTTTCGCTGCGGGTCGCCAACCGGAACAGAGACGAGAGCCAGACACCGTCGCGCGAAGGACTCGGGAGGTGA
- a CDS encoding TRAP transporter large permease, with translation MDPIVIGELLAGLMFFGIIGFLLLGFPVAFTLAGVSLMFGAVGMAFGVFDPSNFGALPNRYIGFMTNEVLVAVPLFIFMGVMLERSNIAEQLLLTMGKLFGNLRGGLGMSVIVVGTLLAASTGVVGATVVTMGLISLPAMLRAGYDPKLATGVICASGTLGQIIPPSTVLIFMGDMLSGINSQVQMAKGNFAPTTVSVGDLFAGALLPGVLLVGLYLSYTVFKAITDPESCPATPVPAEEKGDLLREVVVSLVPPLVLIMSVLGSILGGIATPTEAASVGAVGAMILAALRWRLSFTVLRETAVATATITSMVFVILLGASVFSVVFRLMGGDNLVHEFLSNLPGGALMAVAVVMAIMFVLGFILDTFEIIFIVIPITAPVLLALDVDPVWLGVIVGVNLQTSFLTPPFGFALFYLRGVAPENLPTSAIYKGIIPFVGLQVIAIAVLFAFPDIVTWLPRLIAN, from the coding sequence ATGGATCCCATCGTGATTGGCGAGCTCCTCGCGGGGCTCATGTTCTTCGGCATCATCGGATTCCTGCTTCTGGGTTTCCCGGTGGCGTTCACGCTCGCGGGCGTATCGCTGATGTTCGGCGCCGTCGGCATGGCCTTTGGCGTGTTCGACCCCTCCAACTTCGGCGCGCTGCCCAACCGATACATCGGTTTCATGACGAACGAGGTGCTCGTCGCCGTGCCCCTGTTCATTTTCATGGGGGTGATGCTGGAACGGTCGAACATCGCCGAGCAGCTCCTGCTGACGATGGGCAAACTCTTCGGCAACCTGCGCGGCGGTCTCGGCATGTCGGTGATCGTGGTCGGCACGCTGCTGGCGGCCTCGACGGGGGTCGTGGGTGCCACGGTCGTCACGATGGGGCTCATCTCCTTGCCCGCGATGCTGCGGGCCGGCTATGACCCCAAGCTGGCGACCGGCGTGATCTGCGCATCGGGCACCCTCGGCCAGATCATTCCGCCCTCCACCGTGCTGATCTTCATGGGCGACATGCTGTCCGGCATCAACTCCCAGGTGCAGATGGCGAAAGGGAACTTCGCGCCCACGACGGTTTCCGTCGGCGATCTCTTCGCCGGTGCGCTCCTGCCCGGTGTCCTGCTTGTCGGCCTCTACCTGTCGTACACCGTGTTCAAGGCGATCACCGATCCCGAAAGCTGTCCCGCGACGCCCGTACCCGCGGAAGAGAAAGGCGATCTTCTGCGCGAAGTCGTCGTTTCCCTCGTGCCGCCACTGGTTCTGATCATGTCCGTGCTCGGTTCCATCCTCGGAGGCATCGCCACCCCGACCGAAGCGGCCTCCGTCGGCGCTGTCGGCGCGATGATCCTCGCCGCGCTGCGGTGGCGGCTGTCCTTCACGGTCCTGCGCGAGACCGCGGTGGCAACGGCCACGATCACCTCGATGGTCTTCGTGATCCTTCTGGGCGCGTCGGTCTTTTCGGTCGTGTTCCGCCTGATGGGCGGCGACAACCTGGTGCACGAGTTCCTGTCGAACCTGCCCGGCGGGGCGCTGATGGCCGTCGCGGTCGTCATGGCGATCATGTTCGTTCTGGGCTTCATCCTCGACACGTTCGAGATCATCTTCATCGTGATCCCGATCACCGCGCCTGTCCTGCTTGCCCTCGACGTCGATCCGGTGTGGCTGGGTGTGATCGTCGGCGTCAACCTGCAGACCTCCTTCCTCACACCGCCATTCGGCTTCGCGCTCTTCTATCTCCGGGGTGTCGCGCCGGAGAACCTGCCCACCTCCGCGATCTACAAGGGGATCATTCCCTTCGTGGGCCTTCAGGTCATCGCGATCGCGGTTCTCTTCGCCTTTCCCGACATCGTCACCTGGTTGCCGCGCCTGATCGCGAATTAA
- a CDS encoding TRAP transporter small permease subunit — protein sequence MRALALVIRAISGLNSIIGHVFSWLSLGIVVICFTVVVQRYVFATSFVWMQDLYIWMNGAMFTAVAGFALMRGDHVRVDIFYRPAGIRTKAFVDLFGSIFFLLPFCAVVYLYSMPFVQRAWGYYEGSANVGGMPGLYILKTFIIAFALLLALQGVAMILRSILVLSGHEAMLPPSQRYGDTTNLPDNEGIA from the coding sequence ATGCGCGCATTGGCGCTGGTGATCCGGGCGATCAGCGGATTGAACTCGATCATCGGTCACGTCTTTTCCTGGCTGTCGCTCGGAATCGTCGTCATCTGTTTCACCGTGGTCGTTCAGCGATACGTGTTTGCCACCAGTTTCGTCTGGATGCAGGATCTCTACATCTGGATGAACGGCGCCATGTTCACCGCCGTCGCGGGCTTTGCCCTGATGCGCGGCGATCACGTGCGCGTCGACATCTTCTATCGTCCGGCCGGGATCCGGACCAAGGCGTTCGTCGATCTTTTCGGCTCGATCTTCTTCCTGCTGCCTTTCTGCGCGGTGGTGTATCTCTATTCGATGCCCTTCGTGCAGCGCGCGTGGGGCTATTACGAAGGGTCCGCGAACGTGGGCGGCATGCCCGGGCTCTACATCCTCAAGACCTTCATCATCGCGTTCGCCCTGCTGCTGGCCCTGCAAGGCGTTGCGATGATCCTGCGGTCCATTCTCGTCCTTTCCGGTCACGAAGCGATGCTTCCTCCGTCGCAGCGCTACGGTGACACGACCAACCTCCCAGATAACGAAGGCATTGCCTGA